In a genomic window of Acidimicrobiia bacterium:
- a CDS encoding acyl-CoA dehydrogenase, with protein sequence MADQPTIDEFEAEVRAFLDANAKPKRDNSHQKFVWGEGEDDVSMFEEVDRAKEQRDLATAKDWRARRFDAGLGYISGAAHLGGRDLPAAYDRLYGNLEGLYDVPDQGFFGIGLGMVAPTIKDHAQEHVKARYLPAMYRADLVGCQLFSEPGAGSDLAGLQTKAERDGDEWVITGQKVWTSGAQYSDIGEIICRTDPDLPKHKGLTGFIVDMHAPGVEVRPLRQMTGGASFNEVFFNEVKVPDDHRLGDVNQGWSVALTTLMNERASIGAGGGGGGMGLANVTRLAQMMQHFGYGDSAVHRDRLMDIYTRFQVAKFTNQRALDKIKAGQLPGPEMSIAKMALTDNLTRTAAFAASVLGARMVADTGEWGTYAWSQFVCGTPGMRIAGGSDEVLRNIVGERVLGLPKDSGIDSNSPFKDIPKN encoded by the coding sequence ATGGCCGACCAGCCCACCATCGACGAGTTCGAAGCCGAGGTACGAGCCTTCCTCGACGCCAATGCCAAGCCCAAACGCGACAACAGTCACCAAAAATTCGTGTGGGGCGAGGGTGAAGACGATGTCTCCATGTTCGAAGAGGTAGACCGCGCCAAGGAGCAACGGGATCTCGCCACTGCGAAGGACTGGCGCGCCCGGCGCTTCGACGCCGGCCTGGGGTACATCTCCGGAGCCGCGCACTTGGGTGGCCGCGACCTCCCGGCCGCCTACGACCGCCTCTACGGCAACCTCGAGGGCCTCTATGACGTGCCCGACCAAGGATTCTTCGGCATCGGCCTCGGCATGGTGGCCCCCACCATCAAAGATCATGCCCAGGAGCATGTGAAGGCCCGCTACCTGCCAGCGATGTACCGGGCCGACCTCGTGGGCTGCCAACTCTTCAGCGAACCCGGTGCCGGCTCTGACCTCGCCGGGTTACAGACCAAGGCGGAACGCGACGGCGACGAGTGGGTCATCACCGGCCAGAAGGTGTGGACCTCCGGCGCCCAGTACTCCGACATCGGTGAGATCATCTGTCGTACCGACCCCGATCTTCCCAAGCACAAAGGCCTCACCGGCTTCATCGTGGACATGCACGCCCCCGGGGTGGAGGTGCGCCCCTTGCGTCAGATGACCGGCGGCGCGTCCTTCAACGAGGTGTTCTTCAACGAAGTGAAAGTGCCCGACGATCATCGCCTTGGCGATGTGAACCAGGGGTGGTCCGTGGCCCTCACCACCTTGATGAACGAGCGAGCGTCGATCGGGGCGGGCGGCGGGGGCGGCGGCATGGGCCTGGCGAACGTCACGCGTCTGGCCCAGATGATGCAGCACTTCGGTTACGGCGACAGCGCCGTGCACCGCGATCGCCTGATGGACATTTACACCCGCTTCCAGGTGGCCAAGTTCACCAACCAACGCGCTCTCGACAAGATCAAGGCCGGCCAACTGCCCGGCCCAGAGATGTCCATCGCCAAGATGGCCCTCACCGACAACCTCACCCGCACGGCCGCGTTTGCCGCCAGCGTGCTTGGCGCCCGCATGGTGGCCGACACCGGCGAATGGGGCACGTACGCCTGGTCACAGTTCGTGTGTGGCACCCCGGGCATGCGCATCGCCGGTGGTTCCGACGAGGTCCTGCGCAACATCGTGGGCGAACGCGTGCTCGGTCTCCCGAAGGACTCGGGCATCGACTCCAACAGCCCGTTCAAGGACATCCCGAAGAACTAA
- a CDS encoding NAD(P)/FAD-dependent oxidoreductase: MTSPPEEPTRREATQARYAAERQKRLRADGNDQYLEMTGPYAHYLHDPYTTVTPRAPLSDDVTVALIGGGFAGLITGARLVQAGITDVRIIEKGGDVGGTWYWNRYPGAQCDVESYIYLPLLEETGYIPGEKYAYRPEIQEHCQRIATHFGLYDNALFSTEVTSVEWDDAASRWVIHTNRGDAVRAQFIVMGNGPLHRPKLPGIPGIESFAGHSFHTSRWDYAYTGGHSGGGLDQLADKRVGIIGTGATAVQCVPHLAKACQALYVFQRTPSSVDRRGNQPTDPAWVASLEPGWQRDRIANFTALTSGSGSSEDLVMDGWTDIYRRTMDRIAETGDLSPDGVTAALEDSDFSKMDEIRARVEEIVEDPTTADSLKAWYRQFCKRPCFHDGYLESFNEPGVHLVDTEGRGVEQITPTGAVVAGQEYEIDCLIYATGFEVGTSQARRSGYDLIGRHGKTLSGYWAEGTRSLHGMHVHGFPNAFVVGFSQGGVSANFPHLLEECSKQIVYIVGAVLDAGAVAVEVTAAAEDEWVREIIANPPQLGGFGNTKDCTPGYFNGEGKPVPGGAQNGFYGAGTMAFFELLAQWRAEGGLVGLDLRS, encoded by the coding sequence ATGACCAGCCCCCCAGAGGAACCCACGCGGCGGGAAGCCACCCAGGCGCGCTACGCGGCGGAACGCCAAAAGCGGCTACGAGCCGACGGCAACGACCAGTACCTAGAGATGACCGGGCCCTATGCCCACTACCTCCACGACCCGTACACCACCGTCACTCCTCGGGCTCCCTTGAGCGACGATGTGACGGTCGCTCTCATCGGCGGTGGCTTCGCCGGGCTCATCACCGGCGCCCGTCTCGTGCAGGCGGGTATCACCGACGTGCGCATCATCGAAAAGGGTGGCGACGTGGGGGGCACCTGGTACTGGAATCGCTACCCCGGTGCCCAGTGCGATGTGGAGTCGTACATCTATCTGCCGCTCCTGGAGGAAACCGGCTACATCCCGGGCGAGAAGTACGCCTACCGGCCGGAGATCCAGGAGCACTGCCAGCGCATCGCCACGCACTTCGGTCTCTACGACAACGCGCTCTTCAGTACCGAGGTGACCTCGGTCGAATGGGACGACGCCGCTTCCCGCTGGGTCATTCACACCAACCGAGGCGACGCGGTGCGGGCGCAGTTCATTGTGATGGGAAATGGCCCGCTCCACCGGCCGAAACTTCCGGGTATCCCCGGCATCGAGTCCTTCGCCGGCCACTCCTTCCATACGAGTCGTTGGGACTACGCCTACACCGGCGGCCATTCGGGCGGGGGCTTGGACCAACTCGCCGACAAACGGGTGGGCATCATCGGCACCGGCGCCACCGCCGTACAGTGCGTTCCCCACCTGGCGAAAGCCTGCCAGGCGTTGTACGTCTTTCAGCGCACGCCGTCGTCGGTGGACCGGCGAGGGAACCAGCCCACTGATCCCGCCTGGGTGGCGTCACTGGAGCCGGGCTGGCAACGGGACCGGATCGCCAACTTCACCGCCTTGACTTCGGGTTCGGGGTCCTCGGAAGACCTGGTGATGGACGGGTGGACCGACATCTATCGCCGCACCATGGACCGCATCGCCGAGACCGGCGATCTCAGCCCGGATGGGGTTACCGCGGCCCTAGAGGATTCGGACTTCTCGAAGATGGACGAGATCCGGGCGCGGGTAGAAGAGATCGTGGAGGACCCAACCACTGCGGATTCGCTCAAGGCCTGGTACCGGCAGTTTTGTAAACGGCCCTGTTTCCACGACGGCTATCTGGAGAGTTTCAACGAGCCCGGCGTGCATCTCGTAGACACCGAGGGCCGGGGTGTCGAACAGATCACCCCCACCGGAGCGGTGGTGGCGGGACAGGAATACGAAATCGATTGCCTCATCTACGCCACCGGCTTCGAGGTGGGGACGTCGCAGGCCCGCCGGTCGGGCTACGACCTCATCGGGCGCCACGGCAAGACCCTCTCGGGGTATTGGGCCGAGGGCACTCGGTCTTTGCACGGGATGCACGTACACGGCTTTCCCAACGCCTTCGTGGTGGGCTTCAGCCAGGGCGGCGTGTCGGCCAACTTTCCGCACCTGCTCGAAGAGTGTTCGAAACAGATCGTCTACATCGTGGGCGCCGTGCTCGATGCCGGAGCGGTGGCGGTGGAGGTAACCGCCGCCGCTGAGGATGAATGGGTGCGCGAGATCATCGCGAACCCCCCGCAGTTGGGCGGCTTCGGGAATACGAAAGACTGCACCCCCGGGTACTTCAACGGCGAAGGAAAGCCCGTGCCCGGAGGGGCGCAGAACGGTTTCTACGGTGCCGGGACGATGGCCTTTTTTGAACTCCTCGCCCAATGGCGCGCCGAGGGTGGGTTGGTAGGGCTCGACCTGCGCTCCTGA